The following proteins are co-located in the Streptococcus downei MFe28 genome:
- a CDS encoding NAD kinase, with translation MTQMNYTARPKQTRVAIIANGKYQSKRVASKIFSALKHDRNFYLSKENPDIIISIGGDGMLLSAFHMYEKALDRVRFVGIHTGHLGFYTDYRDFEVDTFLKNLRADQGEKISYPLLRMTVTMADGRVVTARALNEASLRRLEKTMVADVSINGTFLERFRGDGITVSTPTGSTAYNKSIGGAVLHPTVEAFQMTEIASLNNRVYRTLGSSAIIPKGEKVTIEPKRVGSYSVSFDNKSYNYRNVAKMEFSLDDKKISFLSTPHHTGFWERVKDAFIGEVEV, from the coding sequence ATGACACAGATGAATTATACCGCTAGACCCAAACAGACTCGGGTGGCTATTATTGCTAACGGCAAGTATCAAAGCAAGCGGGTGGCCTCTAAAATCTTTAGTGCCCTTAAGCATGACCGAAATTTTTACCTCAGCAAGGAAAATCCTGATATTATCATCTCAATCGGAGGTGATGGTATGTTGCTGTCGGCCTTCCATATGTACGAAAAGGCCCTAGATAGGGTTCGTTTTGTGGGCATCCATACCGGTCACTTGGGTTTCTATACCGACTATCGTGATTTTGAGGTGGATACCTTCCTCAAAAATCTTCGAGCGGATCAAGGGGAAAAAATTTCCTACCCACTCTTGCGGATGACGGTTACCATGGCGGATGGTCGAGTGGTAACAGCTCGCGCCCTCAACGAAGCCAGCCTGAGACGCTTGGAGAAGACCATGGTAGCAGATGTCTCCATCAATGGTACCTTTTTGGAGCGTTTTCGTGGCGATGGCATTACCGTTTCAACCCCCACAGGTAGCACGGCTTATAACAAGTCTATCGGTGGTGCGGTCCTCCATCCAACCGTCGAGGCCTTCCAGATGACAGAAATTGCCAGTCTCAACAATCGGGTTTATCGAACCCTAGGGAGCTCGGCCATCATTCCCAAGGGCGAAAAGGTGACCATAGAGCCCAAACGAGTGGGATCCTATTCGGTTTCCTTTGATAACAAATCCTATAATTATCGCAATGTTGCCAAGATGGAATTTTCTCTTGATGATAAGAAGATTAGCTTCCTATCGACACCTCACCATACAGGTTTCTGGGAAAGGGTCAAGGATGCCTTTATCGGCGAGGTAGAAGTGTGA
- the radC gene encoding RadC family protein: MYNVEIHEEAMRPRERLVTLGPENLSNQELLAILLRTGTRQHHVLTLANNILEEVSSLADFRSYSLEELQAIPGIGQVKSIEIKAALEFAKRVNQTLPEKSDRIISSDRLAKKMMAELRDKRQEHLIALYLDTQNRLIKQQTIFIGSVQRSIAEPREILHYACRFMATSVIVVHNHPSGQPDPSRYDIAFTEKIKRCCDDLGLAFLDHIIVGSDNYYSFREETDIIIELPI, translated from the coding sequence ATGTACAATGTAGAAATTCATGAAGAAGCCATGCGTCCTAGAGAACGTCTGGTCACTCTTGGTCCTGAAAACCTCAGTAATCAAGAGCTTTTAGCTATTCTTTTGCGGACAGGAACTAGGCAACATCACGTCTTGACCTTGGCCAATAATATTTTAGAAGAAGTGTCTAGTCTAGCTGATTTCCGTAGTTATTCGCTGGAAGAACTTCAGGCTATCCCAGGAATTGGTCAGGTTAAATCTATTGAAATCAAGGCAGCCTTAGAATTTGCCAAAAGGGTCAATCAGACCCTGCCAGAGAAATCGGACCGCATCATTTCTAGTGACCGCCTGGCCAAGAAAATGATGGCAGAACTAAGAGATAAGCGCCAGGAGCATCTGATTGCGCTCTATCTGGATACCCAGAACCGTCTCATCAAGCAACAGACAATCTTCATTGGTAGTGTCCAACGCTCGATTGCAGAACCGAGGGAAATCCTGCACTATGCCTGTCGTTTTATGGCAACCTCGGTTATTGTTGTCCACAATCATCCTTCGGGTCAACCAGACCCTAGCCGCTATGACATTGCCTTTACAGAAAAAATCAAGCGCTGTTGTGATGATTTGGGACTGGCTTTCTTGGATCATATCATCGTTGGTTCTGATAATTATTACAGTTTCCGAGAAGAGACCGATATTATCATTGAGCTTCCAATCTAA
- a CDS encoding DUF1831 domain-containing protein, translating to MAFEKSIHLDDCKYTYTISPKIKRYTLIDTTFESNKLGHYELNRLLEEVPNSGQGFPLKITIKKDLSAFKLSVTDQSGLRLVNIFKSDKLSIIQDKFYFLMDSLVERDIFTKIEN from the coding sequence ATGGCATTTGAAAAATCTATTCACTTAGACGACTGTAAATACACCTACACAATTAGTCCCAAGATTAAAAGATATACGCTGATTGATACCACTTTTGAGTCCAATAAACTGGGCCACTACGAGCTTAATCGTCTTCTAGAAGAGGTGCCAAATTCTGGCCAGGGCTTCCCTCTTAAAATTACGATCAAGAAGGACCTATCTGCCTTCAAGCTTAGTGTGACCGACCAATCCGGCCTACGCCTGGTCAATATCTTTAAGTCCGACAAGCTCTCAATCATTCAAGATAAATTCTATTTCCTGATGGATAGCCTGGTTGAGCGAGATATCTTTACCAAGATAGAGAACTAA
- a CDS encoding GTP pyrophosphokinase — protein MEWETFLDPYIQTVGELKIKFRGIRKQYRKQNRHSPIEFVTGRVKPIESIKEKMALRGIKREFLAEDMQDIAGIRIMVQFVDDVQEVLELIRRRQDMTIVQERDYINNRKASGYRSYHVIIEYPVDTIDGQKTVLAEIQIRTLAMNFWATIEHSLNYKYKGDFPDEIKQRLEVTSRIARELDEEMRKIRDDIKEAQLLFDPLSRKLSDGVGNSDDTDELYR, from the coding sequence ATGGAATGGGAAACCTTTTTAGACCCCTATATTCAAACAGTCGGAGAGCTGAAAATTAAATTTCGTGGCATTCGCAAGCAATACCGCAAGCAAAATCGACATTCCCCTATTGAATTTGTAACGGGGCGAGTCAAGCCAATTGAGAGCATCAAAGAAAAGATGGCCCTGCGTGGGATTAAGCGAGAATTTCTAGCTGAAGATATGCAGGACATTGCCGGGATTCGGATAATGGTTCAGTTTGTTGATGATGTCCAGGAGGTTTTAGAGCTGATTCGTCGGCGTCAAGATATGACCATTGTTCAGGAGCGGGATTATATCAACAATCGCAAGGCCAGCGGTTATCGTTCCTACCATGTGATTATTGAGTATCCAGTGGATACTATTGATGGCCAAAAAACGGTCTTAGCCGAGATTCAGATTCGGACCTTGGCTATGAATTTTTGGGCAACCATTGAACATTCGCTTAATTACAAGTATAAGGGTGATTTTCCCGATGAAATTAAGCAGCGTTTAGAGGTTACCTCAAGAATTGCCCGGGAATTGGATGAAGAAATGCGCAAAATTCGCGATGACATCAAGGAGGCCCAGCTCCTCTTTGACCCCTTAAGTAGAAAACTAAGTGATGGTGTAGGAAATAGTGATGACACAGATGAATTATACCGCTAG
- a CDS encoding redox-sensing transcriptional repressor Rex, protein MTIDKSIPKATAKRLSLYYRTFKRFNAEEITKASSKQIAEAIGIDSATVRRDFSYFGELGRRGFGYDVKKLMNFFADILNDHSITSVVLVGCGNMGRALLHYRFHERNKMKIVMAFDTDDNDLVNTKTEDNIPIYGISSIKERLKGSDCQTAILTVPSVKAQEVANLLVEAGIKGILSFSPVNLSLPKGVFVQYVDLTSELQTLLYFMNQDQ, encoded by the coding sequence GTGACTATTGATAAATCTATTCCTAAAGCGACAGCCAAGCGACTATCGCTATACTATAGGACCTTTAAACGTTTCAATGCCGAAGAAATTACCAAGGCGAGCTCCAAGCAGATTGCTGAGGCTATTGGCATTGACTCGGCAACCGTCCGTCGGGACTTTTCCTATTTTGGTGAACTTGGACGACGGGGCTTTGGCTACGATGTCAAAAAGTTGATGAACTTCTTTGCTGACATTCTCAACGACCACTCCATTACCAGCGTTGTCCTTGTTGGTTGCGGTAACATGGGAAGGGCCTTGCTCCACTATCGCTTCCACGAGCGCAATAAGATGAAGATAGTCATGGCCTTTGATACAGATGACAATGATTTGGTCAACACAAAAACGGAAGATAACATTCCCATCTATGGCATTTCCAGCATTAAGGAAAGGCTCAAGGGGAGTGATTGTCAGACAGCTATTTTAACGGTTCCTAGTGTCAAAGCTCAAGAAGTTGCTAATCTTCTGGTTGAGGCTGGTATCAAGGGAATTTTGAGCTTTTCACCCGTCAATCTCAGCCTGCCCAAGGGTGTCTTCGTTCAATATGTCGACCTGACTAGCGAACTGCAAACCCTTCTCTACTTTATGAATCAAGACCAGTAA
- a CDS encoding PTS fructose transporter subunit IIABC, producing MKIQDVLRKEVMIMDLQATTKEAAIDEMISSLVDKGIVTDFDTFKTGIMNREAQTSTGLGDGIAMPHSKNAAVKEATVLFAKSAKGVDYEALDGQPTDLFFMIAAPDGANNTHLAALAELSKYLMKDGFADKLRQVSSPDEVIATFDAAEEENKAEAASKAAPVTDDDKPSVVAVTACTTGIAHTYMAEEALIKQGQEMGVNVRVETNGASGVGTPLTADEIKRAKGVIVAADKAVEMPRFDGKPLISRPVAEGIKKPEELINTILDGKAEIYHAAAGEASSTTSDAGEKTGLGAAFYKHLMSGVSQMLPFVIGGGIMIALAFLIDNMMGVPKDQLSNLGVYHQAAAIFKQIGNAAFGFMLPVLAGYIAYSIAEKPGLASGFAAGFIASNGYAINTVAYFSGSKAAQNPTLIPSGFLGALVGGFLAGGVALLLKKYIKVPRSLEGIKSILLLPLLGVGITGFLMLLVNIPMGAINTGLNNFLQGLSGSSAVLLGLIVGAMMAIDMGGPFNKAAYIFGTGTLTEAGVLEHGGSVVMAAVMAAGMVPPLAVFVATRLFPNKFTQEERDSGLTNIVMGLSFITEGAIPFGAADPGRAIPSFMLGSAITGALVGWAGIKLMAPHGGIFVVALTTNWWLYLIFVAIGAIISGIVFGTLRKEQKA from the coding sequence ATGAAAATTCAAGACGTCTTGCGAAAAGAAGTCATGATCATGGATTTGCAAGCAACCACCAAGGAAGCTGCCATTGATGAAATGATTTCTTCCTTGGTTGATAAGGGCATTGTCACCGATTTCGATACCTTTAAAACAGGTATTATGAATCGGGAAGCGCAAACTTCAACCGGTTTGGGTGATGGAATAGCTATGCCCCACAGTAAGAATGCTGCTGTTAAAGAGGCAACCGTCCTCTTTGCTAAATCAGCCAAGGGAGTTGATTATGAAGCCTTGGACGGTCAGCCAACTGACCTTTTCTTCATGATTGCAGCACCAGACGGCGCTAACAACACTCATTTGGCTGCCTTGGCGGAGTTATCTAAGTATCTGATGAAGGATGGCTTTGCCGATAAATTACGGCAGGTAAGCAGTCCAGACGAGGTCATTGCGACCTTTGATGCAGCAGAAGAGGAAAACAAGGCTGAGGCAGCTAGCAAGGCAGCTCCAGTAACTGATGATGACAAACCATCGGTAGTCGCCGTTACCGCTTGTACAACTGGTATCGCCCACACCTACATGGCTGAAGAAGCCCTGATTAAACAAGGGCAAGAAATGGGAGTCAATGTTCGGGTTGAAACCAACGGTGCCTCAGGTGTCGGAACTCCATTGACTGCTGATGAAATCAAGCGAGCTAAGGGTGTTATCGTAGCAGCCGATAAGGCAGTTGAAATGCCTCGTTTTGATGGCAAGCCTTTGATTTCTCGGCCAGTTGCCGAAGGTATTAAAAAGCCAGAAGAATTGATTAATACCATTCTTGATGGCAAGGCAGAAATCTATCATGCCGCAGCAGGAGAAGCAAGCTCAACTACAAGTGACGCTGGTGAAAAGACCGGCCTAGGGGCAGCCTTCTACAAGCATCTGATGAGTGGGGTTTCACAAATGCTGCCATTCGTTATCGGTGGTGGTATCATGATTGCCCTAGCCTTCCTGATTGATAACATGATGGGCGTGCCTAAGGATCAACTCAGTAATCTGGGTGTCTACCACCAGGCAGCCGCTATCTTTAAACAAATCGGGAATGCTGCCTTTGGTTTCATGCTTCCAGTTCTGGCGGGTTACATTGCCTATTCTATTGCTGAAAAGCCAGGTCTAGCCTCAGGTTTTGCAGCCGGCTTCATTGCTTCTAATGGTTATGCCATCAACACCGTTGCTTATTTCTCCGGTAGCAAGGCTGCTCAAAATCCGACCCTGATTCCTTCAGGTTTCCTCGGAGCCTTAGTTGGTGGTTTCCTAGCTGGTGGCGTTGCCCTCTTGCTCAAGAAATATATTAAGGTTCCTCGCTCCTTAGAGGGTATCAAGTCTATCTTGCTTTTGCCTCTTTTAGGGGTTGGTATTACTGGCTTCCTCATGCTCCTGGTTAATATTCCAATGGGAGCCATCAATACTGGTCTTAATAACTTCCTTCAAGGGCTCTCTGGTAGCTCAGCTGTCTTACTTGGCTTAATTGTCGGTGCCATGATGGCCATTGATATGGGTGGACCTTTCAACAAGGCTGCCTACATCTTTGGTACAGGCACCCTGACCGAAGCAGGAGTCCTCGAACATGGTGGTTCAGTAGTTATGGCAGCAGTTATGGCTGCTGGTATGGTTCCGCCTTTGGCTGTATTTGTCGCTACTCGTCTCTTCCCTAATAAGTTCACCCAAGAAGAACGTGATTCAGGTTTGACAAATATCGTCATGGGACTGTCCTTCATTACTGAAGGGGCCATTCCTTTCGGCGCTGCCGACCCAGGTCGTGCCATCCCAAGTTTTATGTTGGGTTCAGCTATTACAGGTGCCCTAGTTGGCTGGGCTGGTATCAAGCTCATGGCCCCTCACGGAGGTATCTTCGTAGTAGCCTTGACCACTAATTGGTGGCTCTACCTTATCTTTGTTGCTATCGGAGCTATTATCTCAGGTATTGTCTTTGGGACTCTGCGTAAGGAACAAAAAGCTTAA
- a CDS encoding cysteine desulfurase family protein: MIYLDNAATTPLTPGVIESMTTVMSDNFGNPSSIHAYGRKASHLLRDNRLTIAKILKTQARNIIFTSGATESNNMAIQGYALANQAKGKHLITTAIEHHSVLHVMAYLEKRFGFQVTYLQPDDNHQFTAQALKESLREDTILVSTMLANNETGDLLPVSDFAQVLAEHQAVLHVDAVQAMGKVPVHPEELGVDFLSASAHKFHGPKGVGFLYAKPHHMDSLLHGGEQEDKRRASTENMLGITGLAQALREADQKQEENYQKVEHLREVFLEELSKLGLDYYLNGGNKQLPHVINIGFLGQNNGLLLTQLDLAGFAVSTGSACTAGTVDPSHVLQAYYGESSPRLTESIRISLSELNSSEELLALAKKLKEIIG, from the coding sequence ATGATTTATCTTGATAATGCTGCGACAACTCCTTTGACTCCAGGTGTTATCGAATCTATGACGACGGTTATGTCCGACAATTTTGGCAATCCTTCCAGCATCCATGCCTATGGACGCAAGGCAAGCCATCTCTTGCGGGATAACCGTCTTACTATCGCCAAAATCTTAAAGACCCAAGCAAGAAATATCATTTTCACATCGGGAGCAACCGAAAGCAACAACATGGCCATTCAGGGCTATGCCCTGGCCAACCAAGCCAAGGGCAAGCACCTGATTACTACGGCTATCGAGCACCATTCGGTTCTCCATGTCATGGCTTACTTGGAAAAGCGGTTTGGTTTTCAGGTAACCTATCTTCAACCTGACGACAATCATCAGTTCACCGCCCAAGCCCTCAAAGAGTCCCTAAGGGAAGATACTATCCTGGTCTCAACCATGTTGGCTAATAATGAAACTGGTGACCTTCTGCCCGTTTCTGACTTTGCCCAAGTTCTAGCTGAGCACCAGGCTGTCTTACATGTTGATGCTGTTCAAGCTATGGGGAAAGTCCCTGTTCATCCTGAGGAATTAGGGGTCGATTTTCTCTCTGCTTCTGCCCATAAGTTTCATGGACCCAAAGGTGTCGGTTTCCTTTACGCTAAACCTCACCACATGGATAGTCTTTTACACGGTGGTGAGCAAGAGGATAAAAGACGAGCCAGCACCGAAAATATGCTTGGAATTACCGGTCTGGCTCAAGCTCTCAGGGAAGCTGACCAAAAGCAAGAGGAAAACTATCAGAAGGTGGAACACTTACGAGAGGTCTTCCTAGAAGAGTTAAGCAAGCTAGGCTTGGACTACTATCTCAATGGTGGAAATAAGCAGCTTCCCCACGTCATCAATATTGGTTTCCTAGGCCAAAATAACGGCCTGCTTCTAACCCAGCTGGATTTAGCAGGCTTTGCTGTTTCAACTGGTTCTGCCTGCACGGCAGGAACAGTTGATCCCAGCCACGTCTTACAAGCCTACTATGGAGAGTCCTCTCCACGTTTGACGGAGTCTATCCGCATCAGCCTCTCAGAGCTCAATAGCTCTGAGGAATTATTGGCACTGGCAAAAAAATTGAAAGAAATTATAGGATAA
- the pta gene encoding phosphate acetyltransferase — protein sequence MIRGLFGELRSKIAGKGIKIVFPEGNDERVVRAAARLKFEGLADPIILGEAEEIKSLLRQFGFVEQNYTIINPATYPELDKMKELFLELRKGKATAEDADRLLLDVNYFGVMLVKMGLADGMVSGAIRSTADTVRPALQIIKTKPGISRTSGVFLMNRENTKERYIFADCAINIDPNAQELAEIAINTADTAKIFDLDPKIAMLSFSTKGSAKAPQAEKVQEATKLARELAPDLALDGELQFDAAFVPETAAIKAPNSDVAGYANVFIFPDLQSGNIGYKIAQRLGMFEAVGPILQGLNSPVNDLSRGSSAEDIYKLAIITAAQSLDNA from the coding sequence ATGATTAGAGGATTATTCGGAGAATTGAGGAGCAAGATTGCTGGCAAGGGCATCAAGATTGTTTTCCCTGAAGGAAACGATGAGCGAGTTGTCCGTGCAGCTGCGCGTTTGAAATTCGAAGGTTTGGCCGATCCTATTATCTTAGGGGAGGCAGAGGAGATTAAGAGCCTTCTTAGACAATTTGGCTTTGTTGAGCAAAATTACACCATCATCAATCCTGCAACCTATCCAGAATTGGACAAGATGAAGGAGCTCTTCTTAGAGCTGAGAAAGGGTAAGGCCACTGCAGAGGATGCAGACCGACTCCTGCTTGATGTCAATTACTTCGGCGTTATGCTGGTCAAGATGGGCTTGGCAGATGGCATGGTCTCAGGTGCCATTCGTTCAACGGCTGATACAGTAAGACCCGCCCTACAAATTATCAAGACCAAGCCAGGAATTTCACGGACGTCAGGTGTTTTCCTCATGAATCGTGAAAATACCAAGGAGCGTTATATCTTTGCTGACTGTGCCATCAATATTGACCCTAATGCTCAAGAGCTGGCTGAAATTGCTATCAATACAGCTGACACCGCAAAAATTTTCGACCTTGACCCTAAGATTGCCATGTTGAGCTTTTCAACCAAGGGAAGTGCCAAGGCACCCCAAGCCGAAAAGGTTCAAGAAGCGACAAAATTGGCCAGGGAACTGGCTCCTGACTTAGCCCTAGATGGTGAATTGCAGTTTGATGCGGCCTTCGTTCCAGAAACCGCAGCTATCAAGGCGCCAAACAGCGATGTTGCTGGTTATGCCAATGTCTTTATCTTCCCTGACCTCCAATCAGGAAATATTGGCTATAAGATTGCCCAACGCTTGGGTATGTTCGAAGCAGTGGGACCAATCCTCCAAGGCCTTAATAGCCCAGTTAATGACCTATCACGTGGCTCTAGTGCTGAGGACATCTATAAGTTGGCTATTATTACGGCGGCCCAATCCCTAGATAATGCTTAA
- a CDS encoding SDR family oxidoreductase: MMETVMVTGASAGFGQAMARLFVEKGYRLIGTGRRLDKLEKLGQELGENFYPLQMDMTSQESIDTALASLPSDWQKIDILVNNAGLALGLDKAYEANFDDWATMIQTNILGLTYLTRQILPQMVQRQSGYIINIGSTAGTVPYPGANVYGASKAFVKQFSLNLRADLAGTKIRVSNVEPGLCQGTEFSNVRFKGDDKRASTLYKGTNAIRPEDIANTVLWLAQQPKHVNVNRIEIMPTSQSFGPQPVERED; encoded by the coding sequence ATAATGGAAACAGTTATGGTAACAGGAGCTAGCGCTGGTTTTGGTCAAGCCATGGCCCGACTCTTTGTGGAAAAGGGTTATCGCCTTATCGGGACTGGTCGTCGTCTGGATAAGTTGGAAAAATTGGGTCAAGAATTGGGAGAAAATTTCTATCCCCTGCAGATGGATATGACCTCCCAGGAGTCCATTGACACCGCCTTAGCCAGCCTGCCTAGTGACTGGCAAAAGATTGACATTCTGGTTAATAATGCGGGACTAGCTTTGGGGCTGGACAAAGCCTATGAAGCCAATTTCGATGATTGGGCGACCATGATTCAGACCAATATTCTTGGCCTGACCTATCTGACCCGTCAGATTCTACCTCAGATGGTCCAGCGACAGTCAGGCTATATCATTAATATTGGCTCGACAGCGGGGACGGTTCCCTATCCAGGTGCCAATGTTTATGGGGCTAGCAAGGCTTTTGTCAAACAGTTCTCGCTCAACCTAAGGGCAGATTTGGCTGGCACAAAGATTCGCGTCTCCAATGTCGAGCCAGGCCTCTGCCAGGGAACCGAATTTTCCAACGTTCGTTTTAAGGGAGACGATAAGCGAGCTAGCACCCTCTACAAGGGGACCAATGCCATTAGACCCGAGGACATTGCCAATACCGTTCTCTGGTTAGCCCAACAACCCAAACATGTCAACGTCAATCGCATTGAAATCATGCCTACCTCTCAGAGCTTTGGGCCCCAACCAGTTGAACGTGAAGACTGA
- a CDS encoding ribose-phosphate diphosphokinase yields the protein MVETSTPKLFSLTSNTAIAEKISKAAGIPLSKLSSRQFSDGEIMINIEESVRGFDIYVIQSTSFPVNDNLWELLIMIDACKRASANSVNVILPYFGYARQDRIAQQREPITAKLVANMLVKAGAYRILTLDLHAVQVQGFFDIPVDNLFTVPLFAERYIKMGLKGTDVVVVSPKNSGIKRARSLAEYLDAPIAIIDYAQDDSHREEGYIIGEVAGKKAILIDDILNTGKTFAEAAKIVERNGASEIYAVASHGLFAGGATEILEAAPIKEILVTDSVATKEKVSSNVSYITASELIGNAITRIHNHKPLSPLFTYTSQNEE from the coding sequence ATGGTAGAAACTAGCACCCCAAAATTATTTTCGCTGACTTCTAATACAGCTATCGCAGAAAAAATCTCAAAAGCTGCAGGTATTCCGCTCAGTAAATTGTCTTCTCGGCAGTTTTCTGACGGCGAAATCATGATTAACATTGAAGAAAGTGTCCGTGGCTTTGATATTTATGTCATTCAATCAACCAGCTTTCCCGTCAATGATAATCTTTGGGAACTCTTGATTATGATTGATGCCTGCAAACGGGCTTCGGCAAATTCTGTCAATGTTATCCTGCCCTACTTCGGCTATGCCCGTCAGGATCGCATTGCCCAACAACGTGAGCCTATCACTGCTAAGCTAGTGGCCAATATGCTGGTCAAGGCCGGTGCCTACCGCATCCTGACCCTCGATTTGCACGCTGTTCAGGTCCAAGGCTTCTTTGATATTCCCGTTGATAACCTCTTTACGGTTCCCCTCTTTGCTGAGCGCTATATTAAGATGGGGCTGAAAGGGACCGATGTTGTGGTCGTCAGTCCTAAGAACTCAGGCATTAAAAGGGCCCGTAGCCTAGCAGAATATCTGGATGCACCTATTGCCATTATTGATTATGCTCAAGATGATTCCCACCGCGAAGAAGGTTATATTATCGGTGAAGTTGCTGGTAAAAAAGCCATCTTGATTGACGATATTCTTAACACCGGTAAGACCTTTGCTGAAGCGGCTAAAATTGTTGAACGCAATGGTGCCTCAGAAATTTATGCAGTAGCCAGCCACGGTCTCTTTGCTGGCGGAGCGACTGAGATTCTTGAAGCAGCGCCTATCAAGGAAATTCTGGTGACAGACTCTGTTGCCACTAAGGAAAAGGTCAGCAGCAATGTCAGCTACATCACCGCTAGCGAGCTAATCGGCAACGCTATTACCCGTATCCACAACCACAAACCACTTAGTCCACTCTTTACCTACACGTCTCAAAACGAGGAATAA
- a CDS encoding RluA family pseudouridine synthase: MRFEFIADRPCKVKTFLKGHDISKGLLAKVKYQGGHIWVNGIEVNAIYLLAPGDRVSIEIPAEVGSPSLLPIQHPLDIVAEDEHFLVINKPAGYPSIPSILHDESMANFVKAYYEEQTYENQQIHIVTRLDKDTSGLMLFAKHGYAHSRMDKALQAKTIEKRYYALVSGHKDLLDAGEIIAPIAREAESIITRRVHPSGKYAHTSYRVLKRFGPVKLVDIRLHTGRTHQIRVHFSHIGQPLLGDDLYGGSMDFGIKRQALHCHSLKFRDPFTGQERVHEAPLTDDFENVIMSMQNNLEKKDFL; the protein is encoded by the coding sequence GTGAGATTTGAATTTATAGCTGATCGGCCTTGTAAGGTTAAGACCTTTCTCAAGGGCCATGATATTTCAAAAGGACTCTTGGCTAAAGTAAAGTATCAGGGTGGACATATTTGGGTAAATGGTATTGAAGTCAATGCCATTTATTTATTGGCTCCAGGTGACAGAGTTTCAATTGAGATACCAGCCGAAGTTGGGAGCCCTAGTCTCCTGCCCATTCAACACCCTCTAGATATTGTCGCTGAGGATGAGCATTTCTTGGTTATCAATAAACCTGCTGGCTATCCTAGTATTCCCAGCATTCTTCATGATGAGAGTATGGCTAATTTTGTAAAGGCTTACTATGAGGAGCAAACTTATGAGAATCAACAGATTCATATCGTGACCCGGCTGGATAAGGACACCAGCGGACTCATGCTCTTTGCCAAACATGGCTATGCCCACTCCCGTATGGACAAGGCCCTCCAAGCTAAGACGATTGAGAAACGCTACTATGCCTTGGTTTCGGGTCACAAGGACTTGCTAGATGCCGGTGAGATTATTGCCCCCATTGCTAGGGAGGCAGAGAGCATTATCACCCGTCGGGTCCATCCATCGGGCAAGTATGCCCATACTAGCTACCGAGTTTTGAAGCGTTTTGGCCCTGTCAAGCTAGTTGATATAAGGCTTCACACCGGTCGGACCCATCAGATTCGGGTTCATTTTTCCCATATCGGGCAGCCTCTCTTAGGTGATGACCTCTACGGAGGCTCTATGGATTTTGGCATCAAGCGTCAGGCCCTCCATTGTCACTCTCTAAAATTTAGGGATCCCTTTACCGGTCAAGAGCGAGTCCATGAAGCACCCTTGACAGATGATTTTGAAAACGTTATCATGAGCATGCAAAACAATTTAGAAAAGAAGGATTTTTTATGA
- a CDS encoding CYTH domain-containing protein produces the protein MNHLEIEYKSMLNKAEFNRMEALFSHVPAVTQTNYYFDTDDFIMRKKRLSLRIRTFDKGAELTLKIPREVGTLEHNIDLSRQEARSIIESCHFPDSTIKALIHEQGVDCDQLRNLGHLTTVRREKETPIGLMALDKNNYAGRIDYELELEVEDAIKGKADFEAFLVEHDIELKYAKSKVARFCSTLKQKE, from the coding sequence ATGAATCATTTGGAAATCGAATACAAATCCATGCTTAATAAGGCGGAATTTAACCGCATGGAGGCGCTCTTCTCCCATGTTCCCGCTGTTACCCAGACCAATTACTACTTTGATACCGACGATTTCATCATGCGAAAAAAACGTCTGTCCTTGAGAATTCGCACCTTCGACAAGGGGGCGGAATTAACCTTGAAGATTCCAAGGGAGGTCGGCACCCTGGAGCACAATATTGACTTAAGCCGTCAGGAGGCGAGAAGCATCATTGAGTCCTGCCACTTCCCTGATAGTACCATCAAGGCCCTCATCCATGAGCAGGGAGTTGATTGCGACCAGCTCAGAAATCTGGGGCACTTAACAACCGTCCGCCGGGAAAAAGAGACCCCTATCGGCCTCATGGCCCTCGACAAGAATAACTATGCTGGACGCATTGATTACGAACTGGAGCTTGAAGTGGAGGATGCCATCAAGGGCAAGGCAGACTTCGAGGCCTTCTTAGTGGAGCACGACATTGAACTTAAGTATGCCAAAAGTAAGGTCGCTCGCTTCTGCTCCACGCTCAAGCAGAAAGAGTGA